One window of Trichomycterus rosablanca isolate fTriRos1 chromosome 2, fTriRos1.hap1, whole genome shotgun sequence genomic DNA carries:
- the myo15aa gene encoding unconventional myosin-XV has product MYSIRSLPTTLYRERVEEDGIEDMTQLEELHEAAVLLNLRKRFERELIYTYIGSILVAVNPYKMYNIYGTDMVLQHKGHALGENPPHLFAIANAAYTKMMDAKQNQCIIISGESGSGKTEATKLVLRFLTAVQHKRNITQQILEAAPLLESFGNAKTVRNDNSSRFGKYVEIFLEEGVISGAITSQYLLEKSRIVFQAKDERNYHIFYELLAGLPSQQKQSLYLQEAETYYYLNQGGNCEIIGKNDGDDFRRLLSAMEILHFNAEDQNGIFRILSSILHLGNVFFERYERDSQEMVAVVSAQEIRVVAELLQISPEGLQKSITFKMTETMREKIYTPLTVESAVDARDAVAKILYSLLFNWLTDRINTLVYPVNDVLSISILDIYGFEDLTFNSFEQLCINYANEYLQFFFNRVVFRDEQEEYRREQISWEEVSFSDNQACIDLISAKPHGILRILDDQCGFPQATDHTFLQKCHYHHGHNPLYSKPKMPLPEFSIKHFAGKVTYQVHKFLDKNYDQVRQEVLDLFIQSKHKMVANLFIDYSEVISQQKTHIRKNSTVTRRYQASTAAAKFQMSLLELMEKMERCNPFFVRCIKPNNNKEPHMFDMEQVATQLHYSGILETIRIRREGYPIRVLFDVFLFRYKSLLGLKQPPPATGENCVIMLGKLCPLRPGAFQVGVTKLFLKEDIYYVLESKRDRVRHIAALTLQRYTRMFFVRKRYKAFRMKIIRFQAHCRGFLRRKQYVKMKESVVKFRSVVNMCVNQKRYVKIRLEARRKAEEERIKLEMELSKREVVNVTHLVIPAELGGLLQAVAGGRELHSDCLALVQAPTVQVEPQLTLPLDINNYPLSKFIQLNFREPKFGMLTSPLKAPLTYLDDDLTHEALNTFIMIMRFMGDPHLNGAQENLLGNYIIQKGLSNSDLRDEILCQIANQVWRNSNPDNAERGWLLMLGCLSAFAPSARIEKYLLKFVSDNAPNGYKAVCQHKLIQAMQKSLYGPETARTYPLSLLEWTANRKKASMVLQVHCFDGTSFLCPVHSWTSGEDLAGDILKHRVVLESWKGCSVLMKEHGQWAELAGHDYVMDLIADLELMKDFPKQKSYFIISAESPTKTRPNASLALFGSGFDSDDDIPLLNPPPTAGSLPDSDGYYSHESDFSEAPPHRGMDQYLDSLFDPVLSDASMDLERPTSMSSRLKGASGIGDGEGEEKEKAQADRPYPPGLQPGAVPVLPVMGTMMPPIPMPAMHSVPAIPAPTSTDTGPSVSSVSPMPSTPSMPAMPAMHPMPMLPHIPPIPVLPNVPPVTDAPDQSIFAQQQQAIINQQAIILAQQMTMQAMALQHQMYSSASRSYPGHPHHSEHMPVPRSGQMKLETGSSSYTQVLQRPVQTNYGPTRKVPPDDVVRSTISNSEHIEPSHNIKDIIKQYQPGTVQPIALPRKEAKVFVKKPDPHDEAMIILKDQMSAPPAPRKKHYGPSSSASDVTESEGLQPSKSMKMKRSPPVPAASQRSPMPPPVSRELPLEKEAIQTQLHRRSSEEHYTYTNVPWKIYLRKEVFYPKDSFNHPLVLDLLFKQVVHDTFSEACIRITKEEREKMISLFAENNIDLEDTIKDENVKKKVVIAARDSWEIYFSRLFPASGSVGTGVQVLSVSHRGIKLLKMVRSSALAPDYFRVLRPYSYTDIMFVTIPSKNMLEFNLTNEKLILFSAKAPQVKTMIDYFLTELKKDSDYVVAVRNYITDDRTMLSFHKGDIIRLQKMDGLEEGQCYGCIVKKKVMLFEELKRDSPDFGWKFGAVHGRAGVFSMEFVQPVAAPDFINLPVDKKEEPRNKQGRVAASAALAVAVGSTAAAHELDRSIEVTSAGSEYTEAHIQNSNVEIDKRILQDSQYNMVEFAKKYFREAQRKTSDSQKQKSRKGREAKEPSDMVAFSKSPIQESLIEFTDENMNKVAADIFLAVMKFMGDYPMKGQTEQDIISTILRLTGEYGLMRDEAYCQVLKQITGNTSSKTDSCQRGWKLLYILTAYYRCSEALKPYLLKYLQDVCAGPEVHFQGIAKACELNLRKTFQYGGRTKYPNNMELKAIMASRSSKRQLFLFPGGIERHLKIKTCSVVLDVIEELCYEMGLHILEGMDEYAIFVVTNRGQNVQPLSKREYILDVTTEAEPIDSNHSLWFRRVIWNQPLKFDNELGISVHYNQVTPDYLKALLNVVPQGKVSEQQLQQVSKLAALQHCAKDGISLPTIREVQECVPSPLYRLQSPQQWLNMVTHHMQQVKALSPHQARAQFLGLVSVFPMFGSSFFHIQSGSSSSIDCPCILAVSQNGLHFLNKETHELMVKFALKEVQSTRTQRPLAGSCYPYVEIMLGDLTSQRITQLQVDQSLELCRVIAMHMENMLSVREKRLTLPPSEITLL; this is encoded by the exons ATGTACTCGATCCGAAGTCTTCCCACAACTTTGTACCGAGAGCGAGTGGAGGAGGATGGGATTGAGGACATGACTCAACTTGA GGAACTTCATGAAGCTGCTGTTTTACTCAACCTGAGGAAAAGGTTTGAACGGGAGCTGATTTAT ACGTATATTGGAAGTATTCTGGTTGCTGTGAATCCTTATAAGATGTACAATATTTATGGAACAGACATGGTGTTGCAACATAAAGGGCATGCTCTTGGTGAAAATCCTCC GCACTTATTTGCTATAGCAAATGCTGCTTATACAAAGATGATGGATGCCAAACAGAACCAGTGCATTATTATCAG tgGGGAGAGTGGCTCTGGTAAGACAGAGGCCACAAAACTGGTCCTGCGTTTTTTAACTGCTGTACAACACAAGCGCAACATAACACAACAG attCTTGAAGCAGCTCCACTTCTAGAATCATTTGGAAATGCCAAAACTGTCAGGAATGATAACTCAAGTCGATTTGGGAAATACGTAGAGATATTCTTGGAGGA GGGTGTGATTAGTGGTGCCATAACTTCACAGTATCTACTTGAAAAGTCAAGAATTGTTTTTCAG GCCAAAGATGAAAGAAACTATCACATTTTTTATGAGTTACTCGCAGGGCTTCcttcacagcaaaaacaatcttTGTACCTTCAAGAGGCAGAGACCTACTATTACCTCAATCAA GGTGGAAACTGTGAGATCATTGGTAAGAATGATGGGGACGACTTTCGCAGGCTCCTCAGTGCCATGGAAATCCTTCATTTTAATGCAGAAGATCAGAATGGAATCTTCAGGATCCTGTCATCTATCCTTCACCTGGGAAATGTCTTCTTTGAGAGATATGAG AGAGACTCTCAGGAGATGGTGGCAGTGGTGAGCGCTCAGGAGATCAGAGTTGTTGCTGAGCTCTTACAGATTTCTCCTGAGGGCCTGCAAAAATCTATCACTTTTAAAATGACG GAGACAATGAGGGAGAAGATCTATACTCCCTTAACAGTTGAGAGTGCAGTTGACGCCAG AGATGCAGTTGCCAAGATCCTATACTCTCTTCTTTTCAACTGGCTAACAGACAGAATCAATACACTGGTCTATCCAGTGAACGATGTCCTGTCCATCTCTATCCTGGATATCTATGGATTTGAG gacCTTACATTTAACAGCTTTGAACAGCTTTGCATTAACTATGCAAATGAGTACCTACAGTTCTTCTTCAACAGGGTTGTTTTCAGAGATGAGCAG GAGGAATACAGGCGAGAGCAAATCTCCTGGGAAGAAGTGTCCTTCAGTGACAATCAGGCCTGCATTGACCTAATTTCAGCGAAGCCTCATGGAATACTGCGCATCCTGGATGACCAGTGTGGTTTTCCACAG gCTACAGACCACACCTTCCTTCAgaagtgtcactatcatcatgGCCATAACCCACTGTATTCCAAGCCAAAAATGCCTCTCCCTGAATTTAGCATTAAACATTTTGCTGGGAAAGTCACCTATCAG GTTCATAAATTCTTGGACAAAAACTATGATCAGGTTCGCCAGGAGGTGCTTGATCTATTCATACAAAGTAAACATAAG ATGGTTGCAAATCTGTTCATTGATTATTCAGAAGTTATCAGCCAGCAGAAAACACACATCAGAAAGAACAGCACAGTAACACGCCGATATCAGGCCTCTACAGCTGCTGCTAAGTTTCAGATGTCACTTTTGGAGCTTATGGAGAAGATGGAGAG ATGCAACCCATTTTTCGTGCGCTGCATAAAGCCAAACAATAACAAG GAGCCTCATATGTTTGACATGGAACAAGTGGCCACTCAGCTTCATTACTCCGGGATTTTGGAGACCATTCGCATCAGGAGAGAGGGCTATCCAATTCGAGTTCTCTTTGATGTCTTCCTCTTCAG ATACAAGTCTTTGCTTGGGCTAAAGCAGCCTCCTCCTGCTACTGGAGAAAATTGTGTCATCATGCTGGGAAAGCTTTGCCCTTTAAGGCCAGGAGCTTTTCAAGTAGGGGTTACCAAG ctgtttttaaaggaGGACATATATTACGTACTGGAAAGTAAAAGAGACAGAGTGAGGCACATAGCTGCTCTGACCCTGCAGCGCTACACTCGAATGTTTTTTGTACGGAAACGATACAAAGCATTTCGCATGAAAATCATACGATTCCAGGCCCACTGCCGAGGCTTTCTTAGACG AAAACAATATGTGAAAATGAAAGAGAGTGTGGTCAAATTCCGCTCAGTGGTCAACATGTGTGTCAATCAAAAGAGATATGTTAAG aTTAGACTTGAAGCCAGGAGAAAGGCAGAGGAGGAAAGGATCAAACTTGAAATG GAATTATCAAAAAGGGAGGTGGTTAATGTCACCCACTTGGTGATTCCAGCAGAACTTGGAGGGTTATTGCAAGCAGTTGCAG gtGGCAGAGAGCTACACTCTGATTGTTTAGCCCTGGTGCAGGCTCCAACTGTTCAGGTGGAACCCCAACTCACACTACCACTTGACATCAACAACTACCCTCTTTCTAAATTCATCCAGCTTAATTTTAGA GAGCCAAAGTTTGGAATGTTGACCTCACCTTTAAAAGCACCGTTGACTTATTTGGATGATGATCTCACTCATGAAGCTCTAAACACCTTCATCATG ATCATGAGGTTTATGGGTGACCCACATTTAAATGGTGCCCAGGAGAATTTACTTGGAAATTACATAATTCAGAAAGGGCTTAGCAATTCTGACCTGAGGGATGAAATTCTGTGTCAAATTGCCAATCAAGTCTGGAGAAACAGCAACCCAGACAATGCCGAAAGGGGCTGGCTGCTGATGCTCGGCTGCCTCAGTGCATTTGCACCTTCAGCCAGAATAGAGAAATACCTCCTGAA GTTTGTCTCAGACAATGCCCCCAATGGCTATAAAGCTGTTTGCCAACATAAGCTAATACAGGCCATGCAGAAGTCTCTTTATGGACCAGAGACTGCAAGAACTTATCCACTGTCCCTACTGGAGTGGACTGCCAACAGGAAAAAAGCCAGCATGGTGCTACAGGTGCACTGTTTTGATG GAACCTCCTTCCTTTGTCCTGTGCACTCATGGACCAGTGGAGAAGATCTGGCTGGGGATATCCTGAAGCACAG gGTTGTTTTAGAGTCTTGGAAAGGATGCTCTGTCCTAATGAAGGAGCATGGGCAGTGGGCAGAGCTTGCAGGACATGATTATGTTATGGACCTGATTGCAGACCTTGAGCTGATGAAAGACTTTCCCAAGCAGAAGTCCTACTTCATTATCTCAGCAGAGAGTCCAACCAAAACCAGACCAAATGCCAGCCT TGCTCTGTTTGGAAGTGGTTTTGATTCAGATGATGATATCCCACTCCTGAACCCTCCACCAACAGCTGGCAGTCTCCCAGATTCAGATGGATACTATAGTCATG AATCAGATTTCAGTGAGGCACCACCTCACAGAGGTATGGACCAATATCTAGACAGCTTATTTGACCCAGTGCTGTCTGATGCCAGTATG GACCTGGAAAGACCAACCAGCATGTCTAGCAGATTGAAGGGAGCCAGTGGGATTGGAGATGGCGAaggagaagagaaagagaaggCACAAGCTGATAGGCCTTATCCTCCAGGACTGCAGCCCGGTG cGGTACCTGTTCTACCTGTTATGGGAACAATGATGCCGCCTATACCTATGCCAGCTATGCACTCTGTGCCTGCCATTCCCGCACCTACATCTACAGATACTGGTCCCTCAGTTTCCTCAGTATCCCCAATGCCATCAACCCCATCAATGCCAGCTATGCCAGCAATGCATCCTATGCCAATGTTGCCTCATATACCACCTATTCCAGTTTTACCTAATGTGCCACCAGTGACTGATGCACCAG ATCAAAGCATCTTTGCTCAGCAGCAGCAAGCCATTATCAACCAGCAAGCAATCATTTTG GCTCAGCAAATGACTATGCAAGCAATGGCCCTTCAACACCAGATGTATAGTTCAGCAAGCAGGTCATACCCTGGCCACCCTCATCACAGTGAACATATGCCAGTGCCTCGTTCTGGCCAG ATGAAGTTGGAAACTGGATCCAGTTCTTACACTCAGGTTCTGCAGAGGCCTGTCCAGACAAATTATG GGCCAACCAGGAAAGTACCACCAGACGATGTGGTGAGGTCTACCATCTCAAACTCTGAGCATATAGAACCAAGTCACAACATCAAAGACATAATCAAGCAGTACCAGCCTGGTACAGTCCAACCTATAGCGCTTCCAAG AAAAGAGGCTAAAGTTTTTGTCAAGAAGCCAGACCCTCATGATGAAGCTATGATCATTCTTAAAGACCAGATGAGTGCTCCACCAGCCCCG CGAAAAAAGCACTATGGTCCAAGCTCCTCTGCTTCAGATGTAACAGAAAGTGAAGGACTGCAGCCATCAAAAAGCATGAAGATGAAAAGATCACCTCCTGTACCTGCGGCCAGTCAGAGGTCCCCAATGCCTCCACCTG TATCTCGAGAGCTCCCACTTGAAAAGGAGGCAATTCAGACACAGCTTCACAGGAGGAGCAGTGAGGAGCACTACACCTACACAAATGTACCATGGAAAATCTACCTAAGGAAAGAG GTTTTCTATCCTAAAGACAGCTTTAACCACCCACTGGTGTTAGATCTTCTGTTTAAACag GTTGTTCATGATACATTCTCAGAAGCTTGCATTCGCATTACAaaagaggagagagagaaaatgatATCTCTTTTTG CTGAGAACAACATTGATTTGGAGGACACAATAAAGGATGAGAATGTAAAGAAAAAGGTTGTTATTGCAGCAAGAGACAGCTGGGAGATCTACTTTTCTCGTCTTTTTCCAGCATCT GGCAGTGTGGGCACTGGTGTTCAGGTTCTTTCCGTGTCCCATAGAGGAATTAAACTGCTTAAGATGGTGAGGAGCAGTGCACTGGCCCCAGATTACTTCAGAGTGTTAAGACCATACAG CTACACAGATATCATGTTTGTAACCATTCCATCAAAGAACATGCTGGAGTTCAACCTCACCAatgagaaactgattctgttctCAGCCAAAGCTCCACAAGTTAAGACTATGATTGACTACTTTCTCACAGAGTTGAAGAAG GACTCAGACTATGTGGTTGCTGTGCGTAATTACATCACAGATGACAGGACAATGCTGAGTTTCCATAAAGGAGATATCATACGCTTGCAGAAAATGGACGGGCTGGAGGAAG GCCAGTGCTATGGTTGCATTGTGAAAAAGAAGGTCATGCTTTTTGAAGAATTAAAGCGAGACTCACCTGATTTTG GGTGGAAGTTTGGGGCAGTCCATGGCCGTGCAGGGGTTTTCTCTATGGAGTTTGTTCAGCCAGTTGCAGCTCCAGACTTTATCAATCTCCCTGTGGACAAGAAAGAAGAGCCCAGGAACAAACAGGGTCGTGTGGCTGCATCTGCTGCTTTGGCTGTGGCTGTTGGCTCCACCGCTGCAGCCCATGAGCTTGACCGCTCTATTGAG GTGACTTCAGCAGGCAGTGAATATACAGAGGCGCATATACAGAACAGTAACGTGGAAATTGACAAGAGGATTCTGCAAGACAGCCAATACAACATGGTAGAGTTTGCCAAGAAATATTTTAGAGAGGCCCAGAGAAAGACCAG TGATTCCCAAAAACAAAAGTCAAGGAAAGGAAGGGAAGCCAAGGAACCTTCAGATATGGTGGCATTTTCCAAG TCCCCTATCCAGGAGTCACTGATTGAGTTCACTGATGAAAATATGAACAAGGTTGCTGCAGACATTTTTCTGG CTGTAATGAAGTTTATGGGAGACTACCCAATGAAAGGTCAAACTGAGCAAGACATCATCAGCACCATATTGAGG CTTACTGGCGAGTATGGGTTAATGAGGGATGAAGCATACTGCCAGGTCCTCAAACAAATTACTGGAAACACCAGTTCCAAAAC AGACAGCTGTCAAAGGGGCTGGAAGCTCTTATACATTCTTACAGCATACTACAGATGCTCAGAAGCACTAAAGCCCTATCTTCTTAAATACCTCCAAGATGTCTGTGCAGGCCCAGAGGTGCACTTTCAAG GCATTGCTAAAGCCTGTGAACTGAACCTGAGGAAGACATTTCAATATGGTGGGCGAACTAAATATCCTAACAACATGGAACTAAAGGCTATAATG GCAAGCAGGAGCTCCAAACGTCAGCTGTTTCTTTTTCCTGGTGGAATTGAACGCCATCTGAAAATTAAGACTTGCTCA GTCGTTTTGGATGTCATTGAAGAGCTATGCTATGAGATGGGTCTGCACATACTGGAGGGAATGGATGAATATGCTATATTTGTTGTCACAAACAGAG GTCAGAATGTGCAGCCACTGAGCAAAAGAGAATATATATTGGATGTGACAACAGAAGCAGAACCTATAGACAGCAACCACAGTCTGTGGTTTAGAAGAGTGATTTGGAATCAGCCACTGAAATTTGACAATGAGCTTGGAATCAGCGTGCATTACAATCAG GTGACCCCTGACTACCTGAAAGCACTTCTGAATGTTGTGCCTCAAGGGAAGGTTAGTGAGCAGCAGCTTCAGCAGGTGTCAAAACTGGCTGCCCTGCAACATTGCGCCAAGGACGGAATCTCTCTTCCAACAAT CCGTGAGGTCCAGGAATGTGTTCCTTCTCCACTGTATAGACTTCAGTCCCCGCAGCAGTGGCTGAACATGGTTACCCACCACATGCAACAAGTTAAGGCTCTCAGCCCACATCAAGCCAGAGCCCAATTCCTGG GACTCGTGAGTGTTTTCCCCATGTTTGGCTCATCGTTCTTCCATATACAAAGCGGTAGCAGCAGCTCCATTGACTGCCCCTGCATACTGGCTGTCAGTCAAAATGGCCTGCATTTTCTAAACAAAGAAACACAT GAGTTGATGGTAAAGTTTGCTCTAAAAGAGGTGCAGTCCACCCGGACACAGAGGCCTCTAGCCGGCTCTTGCTATCCTTATGTTGAAATCATGCTGGGGGATCTGACATCTCAACGTATCACGCAACTTCAAGTTGACCAG AGTCTGGAGCTGTGCCGTGTTATTGCCAtgcacatggagaacatgttgTCTGTGCGAGAGAAGAGATTAACCCTGCCACCCAGCGAGATTACACTGCTTTAA